The following are encoded together in the Pleurocapsa sp. FMAR1 genome:
- a CDS encoding class I SAM-dependent methyltransferase, whose amino-acid sequence MSKQSLELDDRVYKYLLSVSLREPEILSKLREETDRHPASVMQISADQGQFMALLVKLLKAKKTLDIGVFTGYSSLVVALALPEDGKVVACDRDPEATAIARRYWQAAGVEHKIDFRLAPALDTLDQLIAEGETQSFDFAFIDADKSNYLNYYERALTLLRPGGIIAIDNVLWSGRVADPEDTDNRTVALREFNQKLHQDKRVDLSMLAIADGLTLAFKQ is encoded by the coding sequence ATGAGTAAGCAAAGTTTGGAATTGGACGATCGCGTATACAAATACTTGCTTTCAGTATCGTTACGAGAGCCTGAAATTTTAAGCAAGCTAAGAGAAGAAACAGATCGCCACCCTGCCAGCGTGATGCAAATTTCTGCCGACCAGGGACAGTTTATGGCATTGCTCGTTAAATTATTAAAAGCTAAGAAAACCCTTGATATTGGCGTTTTTACTGGCTACAGCTCTTTGGTAGTGGCGTTGGCATTGCCAGAAGACGGAAAAGTAGTGGCTTGCGATCGCGATCCTGAAGCTACGGCGATCGCTCGTCGCTATTGGCAAGCAGCAGGAGTCGAACACAAAATTGATTTTCGTCTAGCACCAGCTTTAGATACTCTCGACCAGTTAATAGCTGAAGGGGAAACTCAGAGCTTTGACTTTGCCTTCATAGATGCTGATAAAAGCAATTATCTGAACTATTATGAACGAGCTTTAACGCTTTTGCGTCCTGGGGGAATAATTGCGATCGACAATGTATTGTGGTCTGGAAGGGTTGCGGACCCTGAAGATACAGATAACAGGACGGTCGCTCTGCGGGAGTTCAATCAAAAACTACATCAAGACAAAAGAGTAGACCTTAGTATGCTGGCGATCGCTGATGGCTTAACCTTAGCTTTTAAACAATAA
- a CDS encoding putative PEP-binding protein, with protein sequence MENYWLVICQILLRFQTAIAKLLQLTQVILDKQPQIKYLVWTAPEEYQSLPQFYFTQLSDRQTAVSTLLANQLAQLLPSSSVSSLLNGVAASPGTVIAKTVIIEDFETHSDSHSMPIFPGCILVTNAIEPHHIALIKQVGGIITETGRTTSHGAIVARELNIPAIVNAVDATKILQNGIEVLLNGNDGKVYPAAARHLSYPHLPNNYLLDSSHPIATKLMVNLSQPESINQVRNLPIDGVGLLRSELMLSELLTPQFFERRQTELYRLNFLNTLTSSLRQFVSAFAPRPVFYRSIDWYAQDSNPILGNRGTYSYICDPALFDLELEALATITAEGYSNLNLILPFVRSVEEFEFCYRRLKNIGLISRKSFKVWIMAEVPSVILLLPEYVRAGVQGIAVGTNDLTQLLLGVDREQTEFSDRGLNANHPAMHRAISELIATAKANNIECCICGQAPVEYPNLVAKLIDWGIDAISVEPEAVKRTYKAIARAEKQMLLQKVRNEQPE encoded by the coding sequence ATGGAGAATTATTGGTTGGTCATTTGCCAAATTCTCCTTCGTTTTCAGACAGCGATCGCCAAACTTCTCCAGTTAACTCAGGTTATTCTAGATAAACAACCGCAAATTAAATATTTAGTTTGGACTGCACCAGAAGAATATCAGTCTCTACCACAGTTTTACTTTACTCAATTGAGCGATCGCCAAACTGCTGTTTCTACTTTGTTAGCAAATCAGTTAGCTCAATTATTACCCTCATCATCTGTATCATCTCTGTTAAATGGTGTTGCTGCTTCTCCAGGTACTGTTATAGCCAAGACTGTAATCATTGAAGATTTTGAGACTCACTCTGATAGCCATTCTATGCCGATTTTTCCAGGCTGCATCTTGGTAACTAACGCTATTGAACCTCACCATATAGCCCTGATTAAACAAGTTGGCGGAATTATTACCGAAACTGGACGAACAACTAGTCATGGAGCAATTGTAGCTAGAGAATTGAATATTCCTGCTATAGTCAACGCTGTTGATGCCACTAAAATCCTTCAGAATGGAATTGAGGTTTTATTAAACGGAAATGATGGCAAAGTTTATCCCGCAGCAGCTAGGCATTTATCCTACCCTCATTTGCCTAATAACTATTTACTTGACTCTAGCCATCCCATTGCCACTAAATTAATGGTTAATCTTTCTCAACCAGAAAGTATTAACCAAGTTCGCAATTTACCTATAGATGGAGTTGGGTTATTGCGCTCTGAATTAATGCTGTCAGAGTTATTGACTCCCCAGTTTTTTGAGCGACGACAAACAGAATTGTATCGCCTCAATTTTTTGAACACTTTAACTAGTTCTTTACGTCAGTTTGTCAGTGCTTTTGCGCCTCGTCCTGTATTTTATCGCTCTATTGATTGGTATGCCCAAGATTCTAATCCGATTTTGGGTAATCGAGGTACATACAGTTATATTTGCGATCCAGCCTTATTCGATCTAGAGCTAGAGGCATTAGCAACTATCACAGCCGAAGGCTATAGCAATCTCAATTTAATCTTACCTTTTGTTCGCAGCGTAGAAGAGTTTGAGTTTTGTTACCGTCGCCTAAAAAATATTGGTTTAATCAGCAGAAAGTCATTTAAAGTTTGGATCATGGCAGAAGTGCCTTCAGTAATTTTATTGTTACCTGAATACGTTCGGGCAGGTGTCCAAGGAATTGCAGTTGGTACTAACGATCTAACTCAATTACTATTAGGAGTAGATCGCGAGCAGACTGAATTTAGCGATCGCGGTTTAAACGCCAATCATCCAGCTATGCACAGGGCAATTTCTGAGTTAATTGCTACCGCCAAAGCTAACAACATAGAATGCTGTATATGTGGTCAAGCACCAGTAGAATACCCTAATTTAGTTGCCAAACTCATAGACTGGGGAATCGATGCCATTTCCGTTGAACCAGAGGCGGTAAAGCGAACCTATAAAGCGATCGCCCGTGCGGAAAAACAGATGCTTTTGCAAAAAGTTAGAAACGAGCAGCCTGAATAA
- a CDS encoding ParA family protein, with protein sequence MGTIISTVNMKGGVGKTTLTVNLATCLAQKHNKRVLVLDLDSQISATLSLLSPHDFAKLRKKKHTLSYLLDNVINPNPWSKLDIQDIIVTNICGIDGLELLPGDIELYDEYQVSEMLHQQAVECKEEEFQKVWDNFERILIQEIIEPIANNYDFIILDCAPGYNLLTRSGIAASDFYLLPARPEPLSLVGIQLLERRIAKLKESHKHTQPLDVNLLGIVFILSAGGLMGRYYKQVMKRVRDDFYPEQLFEQSIPMDVNVAKAVDLFTPVSVAMPNSGGSKAFVKLTEEFLAKALVKEQELVAAN encoded by the coding sequence ATGGGAACTATTATAAGCACCGTCAACATGAAGGGAGGAGTAGGCAAAACTACTTTAACCGTTAATCTTGCAACCTGTTTGGCTCAGAAACACAACAAGCGTGTATTGGTTTTAGACTTAGATTCTCAAATTAGTGCTACCTTAAGTTTACTTTCACCCCACGATTTTGCGAAGTTACGTAAGAAAAAACATACTCTTAGCTATCTGCTTGATAATGTAATTAATCCTAATCCTTGGAGTAAATTAGACATTCAAGATATTATCGTCACCAATATTTGTGGCATAGATGGTTTGGAATTACTTCCAGGAGATATTGAGCTTTATGATGAGTATCAAGTCTCAGAAATGCTGCATCAACAAGCAGTTGAGTGTAAAGAAGAAGAGTTCCAAAAAGTTTGGGATAATTTTGAGAGAATTTTAATTCAAGAGATTATTGAGCCAATAGCCAATAATTATGACTTTATTATCCTCGACTGCGCTCCTGGATATAACTTGCTAACTCGTAGCGGTATTGCTGCAAGTGATTTTTATCTATTGCCTGCTCGTCCTGAACCTTTGTCTTTAGTGGGAATCCAGCTTTTGGAAAGAAGAATTGCCAAGCTAAAAGAAAGTCATAAACATACTCAACCACTAGATGTCAATCTTTTAGGAATCGTCTTTATTCTCTCTGCTGGTGGATTGATGGGCAGATATTATAAACAGGTGATGAAAAGAGTCCGCGATGACTTTTATCCAGAGCAGCTATTTGAACAGTCAATTCCGATGGATGTTAATGTTGCCAAGGCAGTAGATTTATTTACCCCAGTCTCGGTAGCTATGCCAAACTCTGGAGGTTCAAAAGCGTTTGTCAAACTAACCGAGGAATTTTTGGCAAAAGCTTTAGTTAAAGAGCAAGAGCTAGTAGCTGCAAATTAA
- the folK gene encoding 2-amino-4-hydroxy-6-hydroxymethyldihydropteridine diphosphokinase, with the protein MVDCAIALGSNQGNSLDILESSLNVLNQIPGITLKTTSSWYQTKPVGTPEPQADYLNGCALLSAAQTPEELLAIMQATEMQFGRVGKGTLQPRTLDLDLLLYGDMVLNTPNLTIPHPRMSERAFVLVPLAEIAPDWIEPVSGKKIAKLLRKVNTSGVKPFVTA; encoded by the coding sequence ATGGTAGATTGCGCGATCGCTTTGGGCAGTAATCAAGGTAATTCTCTAGATATCTTGGAAAGTTCACTTAACGTTCTTAATCAGATTCCTGGCATTACCCTCAAAACAACTTCTAGCTGGTATCAAACCAAACCTGTTGGTACACCAGAACCTCAAGCAGACTATCTTAATGGCTGTGCGTTGTTATCAGCAGCACAAACCCCTGAAGAGTTGTTGGCTATCATGCAGGCTACTGAGATGCAGTTTGGCAGAGTAGGGAAGGGTACACTACAACCCAGAACCTTAGATCTAGACTTACTGCTATACGGAGATATGGTTTTAAACACTCCTAATTTAACTATTCCCCATCCCCGCATGAGTGAACGTGCTTTTGTCTTAGTTCCTTTAGCCGAAATTGCCCCTGACTGGATTGAGCCAGTATCAGGAAAGAAAATAGCTAAGTTACTCCGCAAGGTAAATACTTCGGGAGTTAAACCTTTTGTTACAGCCTAG